One part of the Salinivirga cyanobacteriivorans genome encodes these proteins:
- a CDS encoding LytR/AlgR family response regulator transcription factor: MLKAVIVDDEIAAIDSLEILLNNCKQDIIVAGKASNIDDAHRTISNINPDVVFLDIEMPNGSGFDLLDRIDNINFDIIFITAFNQYAIKAFKYAAVDYILKPVDINTLSNAIERIDSSKAQNNPDKLSILQESIENEKPQRIALSTQDSIEIVYTDDIIQFEAEGNYTKVYTLNNKPIVVSRSIKEYEELLTTPSFFRCHKSHLINFKHIKKVYKNQNYIEMVDNNLAYISRRKKNEFFEAINVFLAQ, translated from the coding sequence ATGCTAAAAGCTGTTATTGTAGACGACGAAATAGCTGCAATTGATTCCCTTGAAATATTGCTAAACAACTGCAAACAAGATATTATTGTTGCAGGGAAAGCATCAAATATTGACGATGCCCACCGCACAATATCCAATATCAATCCAGATGTAGTATTTCTTGATATTGAAATGCCCAATGGATCGGGTTTTGATTTATTAGACCGAATTGACAATATAAATTTTGACATTATTTTCATAACTGCATTTAATCAATATGCAATAAAAGCTTTTAAATACGCTGCAGTAGACTATATTCTTAAACCGGTAGATATCAACACACTCTCAAACGCAATTGAGCGCATTGATAGCTCAAAAGCCCAGAACAATCCGGACAAACTTAGTATACTGCAGGAAAGTATCGAAAATGAAAAACCTCAAAGAATAGCATTAAGTACCCAGGACTCTATTGAAATTGTGTACACCGATGATATAATTCAGTTCGAAGCCGAAGGAAATTACACCAAGGTATACACACTAAATAATAAACCTATAGTTGTTTCGCGTTCAATTAAAGAATATGAAGAACTGTTGACCACACCAAGTTTTTTTCGTTGTCACAAATCTCACCTCATTAACTTTAAACATATTAAAAAGGTATACAAAAACCAGAATTACATAGAAATGGTAGACAACAACCTGGCTTACATCTCCAGAAGAAAGAAAAATGAATTCTTTGAAGCAATAAATGTATTCCTCGCACAATAA
- a CDS encoding histidine kinase, with the protein MQIRNLLITLIFLIAPYLLPGQPPRVINFDNIEALPQVRINDIAQDYKGFVWLATSKGLYQFDGRKHKLYGRSTTLEYSNIAALYVSKLDSSLWVTATNGRAWQIKNTKIKSLNKGQYSATSKGAPIQHSFKETDTTLSFYTYGLEEYTFSNGSLVTKDTVNYLSIAFDLVKNLKSQWQQKVALFLQLNLVDLYNDKRFKKGNIMLFSNGNQATISFGNLTITANSEEIKYSFSTNIILEMIQVEGTVLKSISGIGLIIQRPEQNPDTILTNHTITKLFADRKNGIWAGSDNGDLFYIQNIESDHYQYPFSDIATYKSKVVLSEKSGALYALEDSKIKQIGKIPFQVNRLHFIDSNKLLVLGERKIHLLLMENNNLKLLQKASLKHDHINKYSVLENQIFTIGTNGLNVYSIDSARWKKKCLPKKHFTNISNHRGNIIITNDNGIWELNNEGKCHKISNQRVVSLGQSNKTLFLRDTQNKISIINEKDEKSIYKIKPKAINSIEKHDSIFLISTSEGAFICSIPNKKTWLNCDLINETAGLNIKKTIIYNNKLYALHKNGLLSVPFDKIKRQQQYRLQLNSPYLTRHKQREFFFNVDKNTENLNIEINKLNFTNSTEPKLYYKLHNDTAIYALSENYLAISKLSRGVSQLQLSFDPTFNESEQIYHVIIKKEKQLHQTLAFQIGSLVVFFGLILLFLRHRIKTIKQKNTLEAAQIAQMQTVLQQQMNPHFIFNSLTSINHFILQNKAMDSSRYLTKFSVLIRNILDNSKEALIPLAEELETLKVYLDLELLRFKDRFTYSINLAPDIDKNRLMLPPFILQPFVESALREGIINKPGKGNILLNIRYVKSSIQCTIIDDGIGRPDVFEQHTQKGKINVKNGTHIAEQRIDLYNKLKSRKISVQKEDMINHEGNAIGTKVILSFPINYK; encoded by the coding sequence GTGCAAATACGTAATTTACTCATAACATTAATTTTTCTTATTGCCCCATATCTTTTGCCGGGCCAACCTCCTCGCGTTATTAATTTCGATAATATTGAAGCGCTACCGCAGGTCAGGATCAATGACATTGCACAAGATTATAAGGGTTTTGTTTGGTTAGCCACTTCAAAAGGACTGTATCAATTCGACGGCCGTAAACACAAGCTTTACGGACGAAGCACTACACTCGAATACTCCAATATTGCAGCCCTTTATGTAAGTAAGCTCGATAGCAGTTTGTGGGTAACAGCAACAAATGGAAGAGCGTGGCAAATAAAAAACACAAAAATTAAATCCTTAAATAAGGGACAATATTCGGCAACATCGAAAGGAGCACCTATTCAACACAGCTTCAAAGAGACAGATACGACGCTGAGTTTCTATACTTATGGATTGGAAGAATATACCTTTTCTAATGGTTCTTTAGTTACAAAAGACACCGTTAATTATCTTTCCATTGCTTTTGATCTTGTTAAAAACTTAAAATCACAATGGCAGCAAAAAGTTGCCTTGTTCCTGCAACTCAATCTGGTTGATTTATACAATGATAAACGGTTTAAGAAAGGCAATATCATGCTTTTCAGTAATGGCAACCAGGCCACAATAAGTTTTGGTAACTTAACCATTACAGCAAATAGTGAAGAAATTAAATACAGCTTCAGTACCAACATCATACTTGAAATGATACAAGTAGAAGGTACTGTACTGAAAAGTATTTCTGGAATTGGGCTCATTATTCAAAGACCTGAACAAAACCCAGATACAATTTTAACCAACCATACAATTACGAAACTTTTTGCAGACAGGAAAAATGGAATCTGGGCAGGCAGCGACAATGGAGACCTCTTCTACATTCAAAACATAGAATCGGATCACTACCAGTATCCTTTTTCAGACATTGCCACATACAAAAGTAAAGTTGTGTTATCTGAAAAAAGCGGGGCACTCTACGCCTTAGAAGATAGTAAAATAAAGCAAATTGGGAAGATACCTTTCCAGGTTAATCGGCTTCATTTTATAGATTCCAACAAATTATTAGTGCTGGGAGAAAGAAAAATCCATTTGCTTTTAATGGAAAATAATAATCTTAAATTATTGCAGAAAGCGAGTCTTAAGCATGATCATATTAATAAATATTCAGTTCTCGAAAATCAAATATTTACCATCGGAACTAACGGTCTGAATGTTTATAGCATTGACTCTGCCAGGTGGAAGAAAAAATGCTTACCCAAAAAACATTTTACAAACATTTCGAACCACCGTGGAAATATCATTATAACCAATGACAATGGCATTTGGGAATTAAACAATGAGGGCAAATGCCATAAAATAAGCAATCAGCGAGTGGTTTCCCTGGGACAGAGTAATAAAACTTTGTTTTTAAGGGATACACAAAATAAAATATCAATAATAAATGAAAAAGACGAAAAAAGTATTTATAAAATAAAACCGAAGGCGATAAATTCAATAGAAAAACATGACAGCATTTTTCTAATTAGCACTTCAGAAGGGGCCTTCATTTGTTCCATTCCAAATAAAAAAACATGGTTAAACTGCGATTTAATAAATGAAACTGCAGGATTAAACATCAAAAAAACGATTATTTATAATAATAAGCTTTATGCATTACATAAAAATGGACTGTTGAGTGTGCCCTTTGATAAAATTAAGAGGCAACAGCAGTACAGGCTGCAACTAAACTCACCGTATTTAACCAGGCACAAGCAACGCGAATTCTTTTTTAATGTTGACAAAAATACTGAAAACCTTAATATTGAGATAAATAAACTGAATTTCACAAATAGCACAGAGCCGAAACTATATTACAAATTGCACAACGACACAGCAATATATGCTCTATCTGAAAATTACCTGGCAATAAGCAAATTGAGTCGCGGAGTATCGCAATTGCAGTTATCATTCGATCCCACATTTAATGAAAGCGAACAAATTTACCATGTGATCATAAAAAAAGAAAAGCAACTACACCAAACCTTAGCTTTTCAAATTGGATCACTTGTAGTATTTTTTGGGCTAATACTTTTGTTTTTGCGACATAGAATAAAAACTATTAAACAAAAAAATACACTTGAAGCTGCACAAATAGCTCAGATGCAAACTGTGCTTCAACAGCAGATGAATCCGCATTTTATATTCAATTCCCTTACCTCAATAAATCATTTTATTTTGCAAAATAAAGCCATGGACTCCAGTCGTTATCTGACGAAATTTTCTGTTTTGATCAGAAACATTCTGGATAATTCAAAAGAAGCATTAATTCCCCTGGCAGAAGAGCTTGAAACGTTAAAAGTATATCTCGATCTTGAATTATTAAGATTTAAAGACAGATTTACTTATTCGATTAACCTGGCACCCGACATTGATAAAAACCGCTTGATGTTACCTCCCTTTATTTTGCAACCCTTTGTTGAGAGTGCACTGAGAGAAGGTATAATAAATAAACCGGGCAAGGGCAATATACTGCTAAATATCAGGTATGTCAAAAGCTCTATTCAATGTACCATAATAGACGATGGTATTGGCAGACCAGATGTTTTTGAACAACACACACAAAAAGGAAAAATAAATGTTAAAAATGGAACACATATTGCTGAACAGCGTATAGATCTTTATAATAAGTTAAAAAGTCGCAAAATTTCCGTCCAGAAGGAGGACATGATTAATCACGAAGGAAATGCAATCGGAACCAAAGTTATATTGAGTTTTCCGATAAACTATAAATAA
- the rsmI gene encoding 16S rRNA (cytidine(1402)-2'-O)-methyltransferase, translating into MLNIVPTPIGNLEDMTFRAINVLKAAEVILAEDTRKTKNLLEHYEITYDELIAYHKFNEHKQLQKFVELAQAKNVALVTDAGTPGISDPGFLLIRECLKEGIQVLTLPGATAFVPALVNSGLPCDKFYFEGFLPHKKGRQKRLNYLKELDQTIVLYESPYRIVKTLEQLSEFFGQGRKASVSREISKIYEETIRGNLIELIEHFKNKPPKGEFVIIIEGANT; encoded by the coding sequence ATGTTAAACATTGTTCCCACACCTATTGGCAACCTGGAAGATATGACTTTTCGCGCAATCAACGTGCTTAAAGCTGCTGAGGTGATTCTGGCAGAAGATACCCGAAAAACAAAAAACCTTCTAGAACACTACGAAATAACTTATGACGAGTTAATTGCATATCATAAATTTAATGAACACAAGCAGCTTCAGAAATTTGTGGAGCTTGCACAAGCAAAAAATGTTGCTTTAGTTACCGATGCAGGGACTCCGGGCATCAGCGATCCCGGCTTTTTACTTATCAGGGAATGCCTGAAAGAAGGTATCCAGGTACTTACACTACCCGGTGCAACCGCCTTTGTGCCTGCACTCGTAAACTCCGGACTGCCATGCGACAAATTCTATTTTGAAGGGTTTCTGCCGCACAAAAAAGGACGCCAAAAAAGACTTAATTACCTGAAAGAGTTGGATCAAACCATAGTATTGTATGAATCACCCTATCGTATAGTAAAAACACTGGAACAATTATCGGAATTTTTTGGACAGGGTCGGAAAGCTTCTGTCAGCAGGGAAATATCGAAGATATATGAAGAAACAATAAGAGGAAATTTAATCGAATTAATTGAACACTTTAAAAACAAACCCCCTAAAGGTGAGTTTGTTATAATTATTGAAGGTGCAAATACGTAA
- a CDS encoding thymidine kinase codes for MLRHSEIIETHRSGWVEVIVGSMFSGKTEELIRRLKRAQIAKLKVEIFKPKIDVRYSDSDVVSHDSTAIRSTPVDAAENLLMLASGNDVVGIDEAQFFDSNLVRVCNQLANQGVRVIVAGLDMDFQGNPFGPMPQLLAMAEYVSKVHAICVKCGGLAQFSHRVVKNQDLVVLGEKDEYEPLCRNCYLEVTKQK; via the coding sequence ATGTTGAGACATTCCGAAATAATAGAGACCCATCGGTCGGGTTGGGTGGAGGTAATAGTTGGTTCTATGTTTAGTGGTAAAACAGAAGAGCTTATCAGAAGACTCAAGCGCGCACAAATTGCAAAGTTAAAGGTCGAGATATTTAAGCCCAAAATCGATGTACGGTATTCAGACAGCGATGTTGTTTCACATGATTCCACTGCTATACGTTCAACACCTGTTGATGCTGCAGAAAATTTACTAATGCTTGCCTCTGGTAACGATGTGGTTGGAATTGATGAAGCACAATTTTTTGATTCAAACCTGGTAAGAGTTTGTAATCAGTTGGCAAATCAGGGCGTGCGGGTTATAGTGGCGGGTTTGGATATGGATTTTCAGGGCAATCCTTTTGGGCCAATGCCTCAGTTACTGGCTATGGCTGAATATGTATCGAAAGTGCATGCCATCTGTGTAAAATGCGGAGGGTTAGCCCAGTTTTCTCACCGCGTGGTAAAAAATCAGGACTTAGTGGTTTTAGGCGAAAAAGACGAATATGAGCCACTTTGCCGCAATTGCTATTTAGAAGTCACAAAGCAGAAATAG
- a CDS encoding bifunctional UDP-N-acetylmuramoyl-tripeptide:D-alanyl-D-alanine ligase/alanine racemase yields the protein MLNLKKVAEISQGECLGSCSGQVKYLLTDSRKLTLPEQVLFFAIPGKYHNGHAYIPALIKKGVSQFVVSELPEKQWLEKADFVKVHDVISALQSVAAWWRSYFSLPVIGVTGSNGKTIVKEWIAQSLGDTVRMTRTPGSYNSQIGVPLSVWMLSDGAQFGLFEAGISFPGEMEKLQTIIKPTIGLFTNLGDAHQENFSSFTQKLEEKLKLFKNADVVIYRNEGDWVSEKIEAYCTERKKFTWSFKEEADVEAQLDDGVLKVQYANQKLSLSIPFSDKASVENLMHTITLLCYLGYDSDFIYRAVAKIRAVPMRLEQKSGRAHNTIINDSYNSDLGSLSNALDFLEQQKQHPRKVLVLSDIFQSGYAKENLYKEVSVLVNAHKPDLMLGVGKDLMPYRELFHLESHFFKSTTELIAALGDFDLTDTTILLKGSRAFHFEEVDKILEEKTHRTVLEVNLNALTHNLNYFKSLLKPDADIIVMVKAFSYGSGSHEIANILQYHRVAYLAVAFADEGVDLRARGIDLPIMVMNPHISDFDSLVRYRLEPVVFDYGMLSSLGKYLVQQGERRFSVHLKLNTGMNRSGFNPSDIDNLIDELKKQPAMYVQTAFSHLASSDEPMHDKFTHDQARVYNTMCKKLELAFDRNIKKHLLNSAGIERFREYQFDYVRLGIGLYGISVADADLKQVGRLRTSIAQIRDVMPGETVGYGRSGEVENPKKIATIPIGYADGFRRILSNGRGKVFISGNLYPVIGNVCMDMTMIDITGANVEVGDEVVIFGPELPIEEVAGWLETIPYEVLTSVAARVKRIYVKD from the coding sequence ATGTTGAATCTAAAGAAAGTAGCAGAAATATCGCAAGGTGAATGCCTGGGGTCGTGTAGCGGTCAGGTAAAATATTTGCTAACCGACAGCAGAAAGCTCACCCTGCCAGAACAGGTATTGTTTTTTGCTATCCCCGGCAAGTATCACAATGGCCATGCATACATCCCTGCATTAATTAAAAAAGGTGTCAGCCAATTTGTGGTTTCAGAATTGCCCGAAAAGCAATGGCTTGAAAAGGCAGATTTCGTCAAAGTCCATGATGTGATTAGTGCCTTGCAGTCGGTTGCTGCATGGTGGAGGTCGTATTTTAGTTTACCGGTTATTGGTGTAACCGGAAGCAACGGTAAAACAATTGTTAAAGAGTGGATTGCCCAGAGCCTGGGAGACACCGTAAGGATGACCAGGACCCCTGGTAGCTATAATTCACAAATTGGTGTTCCGCTCTCTGTTTGGATGCTCAGCGATGGTGCCCAGTTTGGCCTTTTTGAAGCGGGTATTTCTTTTCCGGGCGAAATGGAAAAATTACAGACTATTATAAAGCCTACAATTGGTCTGTTTACCAATCTTGGTGATGCTCATCAGGAAAACTTCAGTTCATTTACTCAAAAACTTGAGGAAAAATTAAAGCTATTCAAAAATGCTGATGTGGTAATTTATCGTAATGAGGGCGATTGGGTAAGTGAGAAAATTGAAGCTTATTGCACTGAGAGGAAGAAGTTTACATGGTCTTTTAAAGAAGAGGCCGATGTAGAGGCGCAACTCGATGATGGTGTGTTAAAAGTTCAATATGCAAATCAAAAACTAAGCCTTTCAATACCATTTAGCGATAAAGCATCAGTAGAGAACCTAATGCACACCATTACACTATTGTGCTATTTAGGATATGATTCAGATTTTATTTACAGGGCAGTAGCCAAAATCAGAGCTGTTCCTATGCGTTTGGAGCAAAAATCGGGAAGGGCACATAATACTATTATCAACGATAGTTATAACTCCGATTTAGGGTCGCTTTCTAATGCACTTGATTTTCTTGAACAGCAAAAACAGCATCCACGAAAGGTTTTAGTGCTATCAGATATTTTTCAGAGTGGGTATGCAAAAGAGAACCTGTACAAAGAAGTATCAGTGCTAGTTAATGCTCATAAGCCTGATTTAATGCTGGGAGTCGGGAAAGACCTGATGCCATACAGAGAGCTTTTCCATCTCGAGAGCCATTTTTTTAAATCGACCACTGAATTAATTGCAGCCCTGGGCGATTTTGATTTAACAGATACTACTATACTGCTTAAAGGCAGCCGTGCCTTCCATTTTGAAGAGGTTGATAAAATTCTGGAAGAAAAAACACACCGTACAGTACTGGAGGTAAACCTCAATGCCTTAACACACAATTTAAACTACTTTAAGTCATTGCTAAAGCCCGATGCAGACATAATTGTGATGGTTAAAGCATTCTCGTATGGTAGTGGTTCGCACGAAATTGCTAATATTTTACAGTACCACCGGGTAGCTTACCTGGCAGTTGCTTTTGCCGATGAGGGTGTGGATTTACGTGCACGTGGCATCGATTTGCCTATTATGGTCATGAATCCGCACATTTCTGATTTTGATAGCCTGGTACGATACCGGCTTGAACCTGTGGTTTTCGATTATGGAATGCTTTCGAGCCTGGGTAAATACCTGGTGCAGCAAGGAGAAAGAAGGTTTTCAGTGCACCTTAAATTAAATACAGGCATGAACAGGTCCGGGTTTAATCCTTCTGATATAGATAACCTGATAGATGAGCTGAAAAAACAGCCGGCCATGTATGTGCAAACTGCTTTTTCTCATTTAGCTTCAAGCGATGAGCCAATGCATGACAAATTTACCCACGACCAGGCCAGGGTTTATAATACAATGTGCAAGAAACTGGAATTAGCTTTTGATAGAAACATTAAAAAACACCTTTTAAACAGTGCCGGGATTGAGCGTTTTCGCGAATACCAGTTTGATTATGTGCGCCTTGGAATTGGCTTATATGGAATAAGTGTAGCAGATGCTGACCTAAAGCAGGTTGGCAGGCTCCGGACAAGTATTGCTCAAATCAGAGATGTAATGCCGGGTGAAACTGTTGGTTATGGCCGCAGTGGAGAAGTCGAAAATCCGAAAAAAATTGCTACAATACCCATCGGTTACGCCGACGGATTCAGGCGAATACTTAGTAATGGCAGAGGTAAAGTTTTTATAAGCGGTAATTTATATCCAGTGATTGGTAATGTATGTATGGATATGACTATGATAGACATTACGGGTGCTAATGTGGAAGTTGGAGATGAGGTTGTAATATTTGGACCAGAATTACCAATTGAGGAAGTTGCAGGATGGTTAGAAACCATACCTTATGAAGTGCTTACCAGTGTGGCTGCAAGGGTTAAAAGAATTTATGTAAAAGATTAA
- the amrA gene encoding AmmeMemoRadiSam system protein A: MEQKHIYVLTAEQAVRKFVVDGVRLKKPEDVDERLLLKRGCFVSLHLENGDLRGCIGTIEPRFKTLFEEIVQNAISASSTDPRFRPVAPEELSEIKVSVDVLSPFEEVTPDQLDPAVYGLIISDGHRKGVLLPALESVDTVEKQIDIVKKKARLQMVDNDQLKFYRFRSDRFE, encoded by the coding sequence ATGGAGCAAAAACACATATACGTATTAACAGCAGAGCAAGCAGTCAGAAAGTTTGTGGTAGATGGTGTTCGCCTGAAAAAACCTGAAGATGTTGATGAAAGATTGTTACTAAAGAGAGGATGTTTTGTTTCATTGCATCTTGAGAACGGCGACCTGAGAGGCTGCATTGGGACAATTGAACCCAGATTTAAGACCCTTTTTGAGGAAATTGTGCAAAATGCGATATCAGCATCTTCAACAGATCCCAGATTTCGGCCAGTAGCACCCGAAGAATTATCCGAAATTAAAGTATCGGTTGATGTGCTATCCCCATTTGAGGAGGTAACCCCAGATCAGCTCGATCCGGCTGTGTATGGATTAATAATATCTGACGGGCACCGGAAAGGCGTGTTGCTGCCTGCTTTAGAAAGTGTCGATACCGTAGAAAAGCAAATTGATATTGTAAAGAAAAAAGCCAGACTCCAAATGGTTGACAATGACCAACTAAAATTTTACCGTTTTAGAAGTGATAGGTTTGAGTAA
- the amrS gene encoding AmmeMemoRadiSam system radical SAM enzyme: MKEASFYTIRADRVECQLCPHNCKLKDRQWGICNVRQARDNKLFDMGYGRISSLAIDAVEKKPLYHFYPGAQILSVGGLGCNFNCSFCQNHQISQIQHQMLARAEYLSPQEVIDIALEKAPKAGIAFTYNEPMINYDFMIDVASLAKSHEIPTVVVSNGYINHAPLEKLIEVIDAFNIDLKGFNNQFYKKFAGGQLSPVLNALKQIKKADRHLEITHLIVTNANDNFDEYRVMLNWIVENLGQRIPFHISRYYPQYKYSQPATELTLINDYVAAAREKLQFVYPGNVHADASTYCPECGELLISRSGYSTKTVALSEKYCLNCHYELPIII, from the coding sequence ATGAAAGAAGCCAGTTTTTATACAATCAGGGCGGACAGGGTAGAGTGCCAACTATGCCCCCATAATTGTAAATTAAAAGATCGGCAATGGGGAATTTGTAATGTTCGTCAGGCTCGTGATAACAAGCTTTTTGATATGGGTTACGGCAGAATTAGCTCCCTGGCAATTGATGCGGTTGAAAAAAAACCACTATACCATTTTTATCCGGGAGCCCAGATCTTATCTGTTGGCGGCCTGGGGTGTAACTTTAATTGTAGTTTTTGTCAGAACCACCAAATTTCGCAAATTCAACATCAAATGCTTGCCAGAGCTGAGTATTTAAGCCCTCAGGAGGTTATAGACATTGCCCTTGAGAAAGCCCCAAAAGCCGGCATTGCATTTACCTATAACGAACCTATGATTAATTATGATTTTATGATTGATGTTGCCAGTTTGGCCAAATCACATGAAATCCCAACTGTTGTCGTTAGCAATGGTTATATTAATCATGCACCCCTTGAGAAGTTAATTGAAGTTATTGATGCATTTAATATTGACCTGAAAGGTTTTAATAACCAGTTTTATAAGAAATTTGCCGGTGGCCAGCTTTCACCTGTTCTGAATGCCTTAAAGCAAATAAAGAAAGCTGATCGTCACCTTGAAATCACACATTTAATAGTAACAAATGCTAACGATAATTTTGATGAGTACAGGGTTATGTTGAACTGGATTGTCGAAAATCTCGGGCAAAGGATCCCTTTCCATATTAGTCGTTACTACCCACAATATAAATATAGCCAACCTGCGACTGAATTAACACTGATAAATGATTATGTTGCAGCAGCCAGGGAGAAATTGCAGTTTGTATATCCCGGTAATGTGCATGCAGATGCATCAACTTATTGCCCTGAGTGTGGGGAGCTTCTTATAAGCAGGAGTGGGTATAGTACAAAAACTGTTGCACTTTCTGAAAAATATTGTTTAAATTGCCATTATGAACTCCCTATAATCATTTAA
- the amrB gene encoding AmmeMemoRadiSam system protein B, which yields MTTRYAQFSGKFYPSSHIETRKLIEYIEKKEANNLRHIVDAKLNVFGGVVPHAGYMFSGYQAVHFFHHIIHQVFDSVVILSPSHRGLGPEISIDGHDQWEIPGADFQTDKELLNSGLFDVSSDAQYEEHAAEVMLPYLSHYRPDLNKIAVITIRNPKLQNIRNVAEKLYRYEQDSGQKLLVIASSDFNHFESAEKGREKDDYILEAIKNLDEAEVIERVRKYNVSVCGYGPIAALMAYGKMKNEKVNFSILRRGHSGEIMPSDEVVDYVSLLCAAPLEVKP from the coding sequence ATGACTACAAGATATGCGCAATTTTCTGGTAAATTCTATCCTTCAAGTCATATTGAAACCAGAAAGCTCATTGAGTATATTGAAAAGAAAGAAGCCAACAACCTAAGACATATCGTCGATGCAAAACTGAATGTTTTCGGTGGCGTGGTGCCACATGCCGGGTATATGTTTAGTGGTTACCAGGCTGTGCATTTTTTTCACCATATCATTCATCAGGTATTTGACAGTGTTGTAATCTTATCTCCCAGTCATAGAGGCCTGGGACCTGAGATTTCGATTGATGGTCATGATCAATGGGAAATACCCGGAGCTGACTTTCAAACAGATAAGGAATTGTTAAACAGTGGCTTGTTTGATGTCTCATCTGATGCGCAGTATGAGGAGCATGCAGCAGAGGTTATGCTACCTTACCTCAGCCACTATCGACCTGATTTAAATAAAATTGCGGTTATTACTATCCGTAACCCGAAGCTGCAAAATATTAGAAATGTGGCAGAAAAACTTTACAGGTATGAACAGGATTCAGGGCAAAAGCTTCTGGTAATTGCATCATCTGATTTTAACCATTTCGAAAGCGCCGAAAAAGGACGAGAAAAGGATGATTATATTCTGGAGGCCATTAAGAATCTTGATGAGGCTGAGGTGATTGAACGCGTTAGAAAATATAATGTCAGTGTATGTGGATATGGCCCAATCGCAGCACTCATGGCTTATGGTAAGATGAAAAATGAAAAGGTGAACTTTAGTATTTTGCGACGGGGGCATTCCGGCGAAATAATGCCTTCTGATGAAGTTGTCGATTACGTCAGTCTTTTATGTGCAGCACCCCTGGAGGTAAAACCTTAA
- a CDS encoding glycosyltransferase family 4 protein — translation MENRTKKRIVCVHLYNDYSGAPLVLSEVINGLSARGHQIDLFTSGKNAKGFLSNLEGVKHHYFHYRWTATKYINFFRFFFNQFFLFFIFLRYWRKDVIFYVNTLWPFAAALAGKLTGKKVIYHLHETSVKPKRLKRFLFRILDKSASDVIYVSKYLKQKDPVKQTHPHVVYNALSPDFTDNIKPRGKTDEFTVLMLCSLKKYKGIKEFIQLAARLSNVHFDLVVSASEEDLNAYFKNDRFPENMSLYPAQVDVHPFYSKASLVINLSHPDKWLESFGLTVLEAMNYGIPAIVPPHGGISELVEDGYNGYKISVKKMDKITEVIHEISQDTALHQKLSKNAREMARKFDYKSMIDSIEAIVLSD, via the coding sequence ATGGAAAATAGGACAAAAAAGCGAATAGTATGTGTCCACCTGTATAACGATTACAGTGGAGCGCCATTGGTATTGTCAGAAGTCATTAACGGATTAAGTGCCCGGGGGCATCAAATAGATTTATTTACATCGGGCAAAAATGCGAAAGGTTTTTTGAGCAATTTGGAGGGCGTTAAACACCATTATTTTCATTACCGGTGGACAGCCACGAAGTATATCAACTTTTTTCGTTTCTTTTTCAATCAATTTTTTCTGTTTTTTATTTTTTTACGCTATTGGCGCAAAGACGTAATTTTTTATGTAAATACTCTATGGCCTTTTGCGGCTGCACTCGCGGGTAAGCTCACAGGTAAAAAAGTTATTTACCATCTACACGAAACTTCTGTGAAACCTAAAAGATTAAAGCGGTTCTTATTCAGAATACTTGATAAGTCAGCCTCTGATGTGATTTATGTATCTAAATATCTAAAGCAAAAAGATCCGGTAAAGCAAACCCACCCGCACGTTGTTTATAATGCATTGTCACCAGATTTTACCGACAATATAAAACCCCGGGGCAAAACAGACGAGTTTACAGTATTAATGCTATGTTCGCTTAAAAAGTATAAGGGAATAAAAGAATTTATCCAGCTGGCTGCACGGTTGTCTAATGTCCATTTTGATTTGGTCGTTAGTGCCTCTGAAGAAGATCTCAATGCGTACTTTAAAAATGACCGGTTTCCTGAAAACATGTCGCTATACCCTGCACAGGTTGATGTGCATCCATTCTATTCGAAGGCCTCGCTGGTTATTAATTTAAGTCACCCTGATAAATGGCTTGAATCGTTTGGATTGACCGTGCTGGAAGCCATGAATTATGGCATCCCGGCTATTGTTCCACCGCATGGAGGAATTAGTGAATTAGTTGAAGACGGCTACAATGGTTATAAAATCAGTGTTAAAAAGATGGACAAAATTACAGAGGTAATCCATGAAATATCTCAGGATACAGCTTTACACCAAAAATTATCGAAAAACGCCCGTGAAATGGCAAGAAAATTTGATTATAAGAGTATGATCGATAGTATTGAAGCTATTGTACTAAGCGATTAA